The Geoalkalibacter sp. genome includes a window with the following:
- the ccsA gene encoding cytochrome c biogenesis protein CcsA, which yields MLNPDSVLLLQGALGLYLAAALVQLCLLGGERRALRRGALALTGLAFALQTLYLASAWAQVGYLPVTNLFSTLFFFSWAMGGTFLYFELRYRIGAAGLFVLGVTMLLLVGALRRGPMISPLIPALDTPLFTMHVAFSFMGYALFAMAFSVAVAYLLPNFLRPPSMPSRELLRRHNEEAILLGFVFFSLCMISGSIWAYVAWGYWFSWNIKGVWSFIVWLFYAGMCHAKFVRRWQGEGYALLSIAGFFVVLFTYLGIGLLLQSNHPLE from the coding sequence ATGCTCAATCCCGACTCGGTGCTGCTGCTTCAGGGCGCCCTGGGCCTCTACCTGGCCGCCGCCCTGGTGCAACTCTGTCTTCTCGGCGGCGAGCGGCGCGCCCTGCGCCGCGGAGCCCTGGCCCTGACCGGCCTGGCTTTCGCCCTGCAAACGCTGTATCTGGCATCCGCCTGGGCCCAGGTCGGCTATCTGCCCGTGACCAATCTGTTTTCCACCCTGTTTTTCTTCAGCTGGGCCATGGGCGGCACCTTTCTCTATTTTGAGCTGCGCTACCGCATCGGCGCCGCCGGCCTGTTCGTCCTCGGCGTCACCATGCTGCTGTTGGTGGGCGCCCTGCGCCGCGGGCCGATGATCTCACCCCTGATTCCGGCTCTGGATACGCCCCTGTTCACCATGCACGTGGCCTTTTCCTTCATGGGCTACGCTCTTTTCGCCATGGCCTTTTCCGTGGCCGTCGCCTACCTGCTGCCCAATTTTCTGCGGCCGCCGAGCATGCCGTCGCGCGAGCTGCTGCGCCGCCACAACGAAGAGGCCATCCTGCTCGGCTTCGTCTTTTTCTCCCTGTGCATGATCAGCGGCAGCATCTGGGCCTATGTCGCCTGGGGCTACTGGTTTTCCTGGAACATCAAGGGTGTCTGGTCTTTTATCGTCTGGCTGTTCTACGCCGGCATGTGTCACGCCAAATTCGTGCGGCGCTGGCAGGGCGAAGGCTATGCGCTGCTCTCCATCGCCGGCTTTTTCGTGGTGCTGTTCACCTACCTCGGCATCGGCCTGCTGCTGCAGAGCAATCATCCCCTTGAATAG
- a CDS encoding 6-carboxyhexanoate--CoA ligase — protein MLVFEPMNEVIYSVRMHAERAGAHLCGAERLVAAGRIEETTAALVRRALEHPRGRAEALRLAVDPIDPAAVLRGVLPEVRTFQVPNFSAGRELAARLLHQAGVSPAAGAFALQTLARGAAPDGRSMRGAMLIGALSGRRLEPDGARGVRVTRMDLSPRAEARLQAALAPYGLDRIQVREALVLAAKVMAAPGVIAELCWSDDPDYTTGYVAAPALGYVRITELKPRDDERGGRAFFVKEEQLDMAALLAFLEGQVFVADAVSAVHPPREWC, from the coding sequence ATGCTAGTTTTCGAGCCCATGAATGAGGTGATTTACAGCGTACGCATGCATGCCGAGCGGGCCGGCGCCCATCTGTGCGGGGCCGAGCGCCTGGTCGCGGCGGGGCGGATCGAGGAAACGACCGCGGCTCTGGTGCGCCGCGCCCTCGAGCATCCGCGCGGGCGTGCCGAAGCCCTGCGTCTGGCGGTCGACCCGATCGATCCGGCCGCTGTGCTGCGCGGTGTCTTGCCCGAGGTCAGAACCTTTCAGGTCCCCAATTTTTCCGCTGGGCGTGAGCTGGCCGCGCGCCTGTTGCACCAGGCCGGAGTTTCGCCCGCGGCCGGCGCTTTTGCCCTGCAGACCCTGGCGCGGGGTGCGGCCCCCGATGGCCGCAGCATGCGCGGCGCCATGCTGATCGGGGCCTTAAGCGGTCGGCGCCTGGAACCCGACGGTGCTCGCGGGGTGCGCGTCACCCGCATGGATCTGTCGCCGCGGGCCGAGGCGCGGCTGCAAGCGGCGCTCGCTCCTTACGGCCTGGATCGCATCCAGGTGCGCGAGGCCCTGGTGCTCGCCGCCAAGGTCATGGCCGCGCCCGGGGTGATCGCCGAGCTGTGCTGGTCGGATGACCCGGACTACACCACCGGCTATGTCGCTGCCCCGGCCCTGGGTTACGTGCGCATCACCGAGCTCAAGCCGCGCGACGACGAGCGGGGCGGCCGGGCGTTTTTCGTTAAGGAGGAGCAACTTGATATGGCGGCCTTGCTGGCGTTTCTCGAAGGTCAAGTGTTTGTCGCCGACGCCGTAAGCGCCGTTCATCCGCCCCGGGAGTGGTGCTGA
- the bioF gene encoding 8-amino-7-oxononanoate synthase, protein MESYRRELEELSRRGMLRSLRTLAGAQGPHVRLDGREVLLLCSNNYLGLAGHPRLARAAAEAALEFGTGSGASRLVSGSLALHEELEARIAAFKGTEAALVFNSGYAANTGILQGLAGPDDLIFSDALNHASIIDGCRLSRARTLVYPHGDVDALEALMLRERPARRGRWFIVTDGVFSMDGDLAPLAALAELKERHDALLMVDDAHGTGVLGDTGRGSGEASGCLARIDLHMGTLGKALGGFGAFLAASRPVIDILINRSRPFIFSTSLPPAVLAAALVAFDLVDSTEGHARREMLRRNREVFAAPLRAAGLDLCGSVTQIVPIVTGAPRPTMRAAQTLLERGIFLQGIRPPTVPEGRCRLRATVMSEHDPQELAAAAQTILDILREQS, encoded by the coding sequence ATGGAGAGCTATCGCCGCGAACTCGAGGAGCTGAGCCGCCGGGGGATGCTGCGGTCCCTGCGCACCCTGGCGGGCGCCCAGGGGCCCCATGTCCGCCTGGATGGGCGCGAGGTGCTGCTGTTGTGCTCCAACAATTATCTGGGGTTGGCCGGCCATCCGCGTCTGGCCCGCGCCGCCGCCGAAGCCGCCCTGGAATTCGGGACGGGCAGCGGCGCCAGTCGCCTGGTGTCGGGCTCCCTGGCGCTGCACGAAGAGCTCGAAGCGCGCATCGCCGCCTTCAAGGGTACAGAGGCGGCGCTGGTGTTCAACTCGGGCTACGCCGCCAATACCGGGATCTTGCAGGGTTTGGCCGGTCCCGATGATCTGATTTTTTCCGACGCCCTCAATCACGCCTCCATCATCGACGGCTGCCGCCTGTCGCGGGCCCGTACCCTGGTCTATCCCCACGGCGATGTCGATGCCCTGGAAGCCCTGATGCTCCGCGAACGACCGGCGCGGCGCGGCCGCTGGTTCATCGTCACCGACGGGGTGTTCAGCATGGACGGCGATCTTGCGCCCCTGGCGGCGCTCGCCGAGCTCAAGGAGCGCCATGACGCCCTGCTGATGGTCGATGACGCCCACGGCACCGGCGTGCTCGGCGACACCGGCCGGGGCAGCGGCGAGGCGTCGGGCTGCCTGGCGCGCATCGATCTGCACATGGGCACGCTGGGCAAGGCGCTGGGCGGTTTCGGCGCTTTTCTCGCCGCTTCGCGGCCGGTCATCGACATTCTCATCAATCGTTCGCGGCCCTTTATTTTCTCCACCAGTCTGCCGCCGGCGGTGCTGGCCGCGGCTCTCGTCGCTTTTGACCTGGTGGATTCGACGGAGGGACACGCGCGCCGGGAGATGCTGCGGCGCAATCGCGAGGTTTTCGCCGCGCCGCTGCGCGCGGCGGGCCTCGATCTGTGCGGCAGCGTCACGCAGATTGTACCCATCGTCACCGGCGCGCCCCGCCCGACCATGCGGGCCGCCCAGACTCTGCTCGAGCGCGGTATTTTCCTGCAAGGCATCCGGCCGCCGACGGTGCCCGAAGGGCGCTGCCGTTTGCGCGCCACGGTCATGAGCGAGCACGATCCCCAGGAGTTGGCCGCCGCGGCCCAAACGATCCTCGATATTCTGCGGGAGCAGTCATGA
- a CDS encoding response regulator transcription factor: MQAKILCVEDDPGILTLQLTLLQRLGYQTLAASNGLEAFDLILQERPDAVVLDVMLPGCDGFTLAHKIRRTEEIKSTPVAFVSAKSDLGDYRQGFRCGGQVYLSKPFTAKALQVAVESLLHQDRSRPAPVKKTAAALSSRQRLF; encoded by the coding sequence ATGCAGGCCAAGATTCTTTGCGTGGAAGACGATCCGGGCATTCTCACCCTGCAACTGACCCTTCTGCAACGCCTGGGCTATCAGACCCTGGCCGCCAGCAACGGCCTGGAAGCCTTTGACCTGATTCTGCAGGAACGCCCCGACGCCGTGGTTCTCGACGTCATGCTGCCCGGCTGCGACGGCTTCACCCTCGCCCACAAGATTCGCCGCACCGAGGAAATCAAATCCACGCCCGTCGCCTTCGTCTCCGCCAAGAGCGATCTCGGCGACTACCGCCAGGGCTTTCGTTGCGGCGGCCAGGTTTACCTGTCAAAGCCCTTCACCGCCAAGGCCCTCCAGGTGGCGGTGGAAAGTCTGCTGCACCAGGATAGATCCCGCCCGGCGCCCGTCAAAAAAACAGCCGCCGCGCTCTCCTCGCGCCAGCGGCTGTTCTAG
- a CDS encoding sigma-54-dependent transcriptional regulator, whose translation MTGRCLLDNKDFRILIVDDEESLREVLSIMLHREGYRVEAAVDGAQALARLKDHAYDLIISDIKMPRVGGFELLRHVRETSPDTVMIMITAFSSTEEAVEAMKQGAYDYITKPFKNEEIRIIVRNALERRTLRQESRRISDGARRQAMGGLIGQSRCMQELYDLIEKVAATRVNVLITGESGTGKEVVAKAIHYNSDRRDLPFIPINCGAIPENLLESELFGHEKGSFTGAISQKQGLFEVANQGTLFLDEIGELPPMMQVKLLRVIQEREFRRVGGTKNIRCDVRVIAATNKDLEAEVKNGTFREDLFYRLNVIRIELPPLRERREDIPLLVEHLYQKLTGRTGYQIEEAAMRRLLEYRWPGNIRELENLIERCVVLGASDKLTAQALPLPLQATASGGAEPAGIGPEIPDSGFDLDAYLGGIEQEILQKALEKTGGVRKKAAELLGISFRSIRYRLAKFGISPDDEE comes from the coding sequence ATGACAGGGAGATGTCTCTTGGACAACAAGGATTTTCGCATACTGATTGTTGATGATGAGGAAAGCCTGCGCGAGGTGCTCTCCATCATGCTGCACCGCGAGGGCTACAGGGTCGAGGCGGCCGTGGATGGTGCCCAGGCGCTGGCGCGGCTCAAGGATCATGCCTACGATCTGATCATCAGCGACATCAAGATGCCGCGCGTCGGGGGATTCGAACTGCTGCGCCATGTTCGGGAGACCTCGCCGGACACGGTGATGATCATGATCACCGCTTTTTCTTCCACGGAAGAGGCGGTGGAGGCCATGAAACAGGGCGCCTACGACTACATCACCAAGCCCTTCAAGAATGAGGAAATCCGCATCATCGTGCGCAATGCCCTGGAGCGGCGCACCCTGCGCCAGGAGAGCCGGCGAATCAGCGACGGCGCGCGGCGCCAGGCCATGGGCGGCCTCATCGGTCAGAGCCGCTGCATGCAGGAACTCTACGATCTGATCGAAAAGGTCGCCGCGACGCGGGTCAACGTGCTCATCACCGGGGAAAGCGGCACGGGCAAGGAGGTGGTCGCCAAGGCCATTCACTACAACAGTGACCGACGCGATCTGCCCTTCATTCCCATCAACTGCGGGGCCATACCCGAAAATCTTCTCGAAAGCGAACTCTTCGGTCACGAAAAAGGCTCGTTTACCGGCGCCATCAGCCAGAAGCAGGGTCTTTTCGAGGTGGCCAACCAGGGCACCCTGTTTCTCGACGAAATCGGTGAATTGCCGCCGATGATGCAGGTCAAGCTGCTGCGGGTGATTCAGGAGCGCGAGTTTCGCCGGGTCGGCGGCACCAAGAACATTCGCTGCGATGTGCGGGTGATCGCAGCCACCAACAAGGATCTCGAGGCAGAAGTCAAAAACGGAACCTTCCGCGAGGATCTTTTTTACCGGCTCAACGTCATCCGCATCGAACTGCCGCCCCTGCGCGAGCGGCGCGAGGACATCCCACTGCTGGTCGAGCACCTCTATCAGAAACTTACCGGACGCACGGGCTATCAGATCGAGGAAGCGGCCATGCGCCGCCTGCTCGAATACCGCTGGCCGGGCAACATCCGGGAACTTGAAAACCTCATCGAACGCTGCGTGGTGCTCGGCGCCTCCGACAAGCTGACCGCCCAGGCCCTGCCCCTGCCTCTGCAGGCGACAGCTTCTGGCGGCGCTGAACCGGCCGGAATCGGCCCGGAGATTCCCGACAGCGGTTTTGACCTTGACGCCTATCTGGGCGGCATCGAGCAGGAAATTCTGCAAAAGGCTCTGGAAAAGACCGGCGGGGTGCGCAAGAAAGCCGCGGAATTGCTCGGCATTTCTTTCCGATCCATTCGCTATCGTCTGGCGAAGTTCGGCATTTCACCCGATGATGAGGAGTGA
- a CDS encoding cytochrome c biogenesis protein ResB: MKEKIWDWLTSLKLAIVLATLATLVIMAGSLIMHYHPRLFGDLDGVTLGHWYPQAARQAPLHTAWMPLAAVLLVAFGVNTLCCLIDWLARLRSRWRKTGEYLIHLGFCLLLTAFFWGHLAGYRSAGNLLRVGETQPLKGLAGLSLRLDDFRPVFDETGRRPLDMINHLTLLDGERELTAKQARTNHPLMHQGLVVVPASFGQEATGFRFALPHQGVVSLEKDARINLAEGKILTVLEFLPAARRVGNRVLPMGGGLTNPALHLHLGRGEETLWQGWYVLREGLPAELATQVGAMRPTEPVYRIYSILTINYDPGARMALVGGLAMCAGVSLCLFSYYAKRRRQDRPDIA, from the coding sequence ATGAAAGAAAAAATTTGGGACTGGCTGACCTCGCTCAAGCTGGCCATCGTGTTGGCGACCCTGGCGACCCTGGTGATCATGGCCGGCTCGCTGATCATGCACTATCACCCGCGCCTGTTCGGCGATCTGGACGGCGTGACCCTCGGCCATTGGTATCCGCAGGCCGCCCGCCAGGCCCCCCTGCATACCGCCTGGATGCCCCTGGCCGCCGTGCTGCTCGTCGCCTTCGGCGTCAACACCCTGTGCTGTCTCATCGACTGGCTGGCCCGCCTGCGCAGCCGTTGGCGCAAAACCGGCGAATATCTCATCCATTTGGGTTTTTGCCTGCTGCTGACGGCTTTCTTCTGGGGACATCTGGCGGGCTACCGCAGCGCCGGCAACCTGCTGCGGGTGGGGGAAACCCAGCCCCTCAAGGGGCTCGCCGGCCTAAGCCTGCGCCTTGATGATTTTCGTCCGGTGTTCGACGAGACGGGACGCCGCCCCCTCGACATGATCAACCACCTGACCTTGCTCGACGGCGAACGCGAGTTGACCGCCAAGCAGGCGCGCACCAATCATCCCCTTATGCACCAGGGTCTGGTGGTCGTGCCGGCGAGTTTCGGCCAGGAAGCGACGGGCTTTCGTTTCGCCCTTCCCCATCAGGGCGTTGTCAGCCTGGAAAAAGATGCCCGCATCAACCTTGCGGAAGGTAAAATCCTCACCGTTCTTGAGTTTCTGCCCGCGGCACGACGCGTGGGCAACCGCGTCCTGCCCATGGGCGGCGGGCTCACCAATCCCGCTCTACATCTGCATCTAGGCCGGGGGGAAGAAACTCTCTGGCAGGGCTGGTATGTTCTGCGCGAAGGATTGCCGGCGGAACTCGCCACGCAGGTGGGCGCCATGCGCCCCACCGAGCCGGTGTATCGCATCTATTCGATTCTGACCATCAATTACGATCCCGGGGCCCGCATGGCTTTGGTCGGGGGATTGGCCATGTGCGCCGGGGTGAGTCTCTGCCTATTCTCCTATTACGCCAAGCGCCGCCGCCAGGATCGCCCCGATATTGCCTAA
- a CDS encoding alpha/beta fold hydrolase, whose translation MMTLKLADGRSLAYREAGEGPALLLLHGWAQSSAVFAEVMPELARDFRVLAPDLRGHGGSALGERYALEDYAADVLEMLDLLGLGSLALGGWSLGGQVALRLAQSAPQRIRRLLLIGTTPRFILDADWPFGLPDAQVRSLSRNLQRAFEKTLADFFDLQFAPEEITPERRQGILGFARGDGRLPDPSAALGGLGTLREVDLRAHLGAIVCPTLVMHGAEDRIVPSGAGRFLAQGIGQARWCEMPGVGHAPFLSRPGQSLNYWREFLR comes from the coding sequence ATGATGACCCTGAAACTCGCCGACGGTCGCAGCCTGGCCTATCGCGAAGCCGGTGAGGGCCCGGCTCTGCTGTTGCTGCACGGCTGGGCCCAGTCATCGGCCGTGTTCGCCGAGGTCATGCCGGAATTGGCGCGGGATTTTCGCGTGCTTGCTCCCGATCTGCGCGGCCATGGCGGGTCCGCCTTGGGCGAGCGCTACGCCTTGGAAGATTACGCGGCCGATGTGCTGGAAATGCTCGATCTTCTCGGACTGGGCAGCTTGGCCCTGGGCGGTTGGTCCCTGGGGGGACAGGTGGCGCTGAGGCTGGCGCAGTCCGCGCCGCAGCGCATCCGGAGGTTGCTGCTCATCGGTACGACGCCGCGCTTTATCCTCGATGCCGACTGGCCTTTCGGACTGCCCGACGCGCAGGTTCGCAGTCTGAGCCGCAATCTGCAACGCGCTTTTGAAAAAACGCTGGCGGATTTTTTCGATCTACAATTCGCGCCCGAGGAAATCACCCCGGAGCGTCGCCAGGGAATTTTGGGCTTTGCCCGCGGGGACGGGCGCTTGCCCGATCCGAGCGCCGCGCTTGGGGGACTCGGCACCCTGCGGGAGGTCGATCTGCGCGCGCACCTCGGTGCCATCGTCTGTCCGACTCTGGTGATGCACGGCGCCGAGGACCGGATCGTTCCGTCGGGGGCGGGGCGCTTCCTGGCGCAAGGGATCGGGCAGGCGCGCTGGTGCGAGATGCCCGGCGTCGGGCACGCGCCCTTTCTCAGCCGGCCTGGGCAATCCCTGAATTATTGGCGGGAGTTTCTGCGATGA